Proteins encoded together in one Telopea speciosissima isolate NSW1024214 ecotype Mountain lineage chromosome 4, Tspe_v1, whole genome shotgun sequence window:
- the LOC122659047 gene encoding triacylglycerol lipase OBL1-like, protein METEGIGFEKKVLEIMRIRKRSKVAEKSWDESKKMWHIAGPAILTAVTQFSIGIVMVAFVGHLGLVELAAVSVVQNVIEGFVYGVIFFRQVNAFVIPDMVLQIALRLQHFLTSPKEGCISGFPSAAFAGAVLVSKPTQTSCSSVSSSRFNNSTIHSPKFSSLPLVGNCRRRTRLGASKIEEEVGFDGGKKDKENKFRDQDDEDEPILMDEEERREWRKTIREEDPDWPDDADGWGFNLGQFFNNITIKNVRKDDDENYDSDKELVWQDDNYIRPIKEEWEETVFKDISPLIILVHNRYKSFALYRSGLSMAFNDGFCENYLILKPEEASFFDLFHLLFASNLEIKKRFLKCQEGTKLADDHHQQLRWLIFISLLSQKILLLSAKPMSWIGSMLEQWLNLLSCNDSFTKLLFNFISGNVVMHLDNSSATYTSIIGNLDRRVELDKNIKHGDSRYYGALSMMASKLVYENKAFVHNVVTNHWKMKFLGFYNFWNDYQQKKTTQAFMFQDEEANPEIIVVAFRGTEPFNANDWITDVDISWYELPGLGKIHGGFMKALGLQKNLGWPKELEQGENHSPVAYYAIREMLRDMLGKNKKAKFIVTGHSLGGALAILFPLILSLHEESWILERLEGVYTFGQPRVGDQKLGEYMKKQLKVYGVRYARLVYCNDMVPRLPYDDSTLLFKHFGTCIYYNSIYEAKIVQEEPNKNYFFILEGIAKYLNAMWELIRSFIIPYMKGPDYAEGWSLRMFRVIGLVIPGLSAHSTQDYVNCTRLGSSFPSLQLQDDAIKPRKIILGNMN, encoded by the exons ATGGAGACTGAAGGGATTGGGTTTGAGAAAAAGGTTTTAGAGATTATGAGGATCAGAAAGAGATCAAAGGTGGCAGAGAAAAGCTGGGATGAGTCAAAGAAGATGTGGCATATAGCAGGGCCTGCAATTCTAACTGCAGTTACTCAATTCTCTATTGGAATTGTGATGGTTGCGTTCGTCGGCCATCTCGGGCTAGTCGAGCTTGCTGCTGTCTCTGTTGTTCAGAATGTCATTGAAGGCTTTGTATATGGGGTCATA TTTTTCAGACAGGTTAATGCCTTTGTTATTCCAGATATGGTCTTGCAAATTGCACTGAGATTACAACATTTTCTTACGTCTCCAAAAGAAGGGTGCATTTCTGGCTTTCCTTCTGCTGCATTTGCTGGAGCTGTTCTTGTCTCCAAACCAACACAGACGTCTTGTTCCTCTGTTTCTTCATCAAGATTCAACAATTCTACGATACACTCTCCAAAGTTTTCCAGCCTACCTCTGGTG GGTAATTGTAGGAGGAGAACCAGGTTGGGAGCTTCTAAAATTGAAGAGGAAGTTGGTTTTGATGGTGGGAAGAAAGATAAGGAAAATAAATTCCGTGATCAGGATGACGAAGATGAACCGATACtaatggatgaagaagaaagacgggAATGGAGAAAGACAATTAGAGAG GAAGACCCTGACTGGCCAGATGATGCAGATGGGTGGGGCTTCAACTTAGGTCAGTTCTTCAACAATATCACAATCAAGAATGTCAGGAAAGATGATGATGAGAACTATGATAGTGACAAAGAATTGGTTTGGCAAGATGATAATTACATTCGTCCAATAAAAGAGGAATGGGAAGAAACTGTATTCAAGGACATCAGTCCTCTGATCATTCTGGTTCACAATCGATATAAAAG ttttgctctCTATCGTTCTGGTCTGTCCATGGCATTCAATGATGGATTCTGTGAAAACTATCTTATCTTGAAGCCAGAAGAAGCAAGTTTCTTTGATCTCTTCCACCTCTTATTTGCCAGTAACTTAGAAATCAAAAAAAGATTTCTAAAATGTCAGGAAGGCACTAAACTAGCCGatgatcatcatcaacaacttCGATGGCTCAtctttatttctcttctctcacaAAAGATTCTCCTCTTATCAGCAAAACCCATGTCTTGGATTGGTTCAATGTTAGAGCAGTGGCTGAACCTTCTGTCTTGTAATGACAGTTTCACCAAACTTTTGTTCAATTTCATTTCAG GAAATGTTGTGATGCATCTTGATAATTCATCAGCCACTTACACGTCAATAATTGGAAATTTGGATAGAAGAGTGGAATTAGACAAGAACATCAAACATGGAGACAGCAGATATTACGGGGCACTCTCTATGATGGCCTCTAAACTTGTCTATGAGAACAAAGCCTTTGTGCACAACGTCGTCACAAATCACTGGAAG ATGAAGTTCTTAGGCTTCTACAATTTTTGGAATG attatcaacaaaaaaagacaaCACAGGCTTTCATGTTCCAAGATGAAGAGGCTAACCCAGAAATTATTGTAGTGGCTTTTAGAGGAACTGAACCATTCAATGCAAATGATTGGATTACTGATGTTGATATCTCCTGGTATGAGCTCCCAGGTTTGGGTAAGATCCATGGTGGCTTCATGAAAGCTTTAGGGCTACAAAAAAATCTAGGATGGCCAAAGGAGCTAGAACAAGGGGAGAACCATTCCCCTGTTGCTTATTATGCAATCAGGGAAATGCTGAGAGACATGCTGGGAAAGAACAAGAAAGCAAAATTTATTGTGACTGGACATAGCTTGGGGGGTGCACTAGCTATTCTTTTCCCATTGATATTGTCATTACATGAGGAATCATGGATATTGGAGAGGTTAGAAGGAGTTTATACATTTGGGCAACCTAGAGTAGGAGATCAGAAGCTTGGAGAATATATGAAGAAACAATTGAAGGTGTATGGTGTGAGATATGCAAGGCTTGTCTATTGTAATGACATGGTTCCTAGGTTACCTTATGATGACTCTACTCTCTTGTTTAAGCACTTTGGGACATGCATCTATTATAATAGCATCTATGAAGCCAag ATTGTGCAAGAGGAACCAAACAAGAATTACTTCTTTATATTGGAGGGAATTGCCAAGTACTTAAATGCAATGTGGGAGCTGATTAGAAGCTTCATAATTCCATACATGAAGGGCCCAGATTATGCAGAAGGATGGAGTTTGAGaatgtttagggttattggatTGGTAATCCCAGGATTATCAGCTCATTCAACTCAAGATTATGTAAACTGCACCAGATTGGGTTCCTCATTTCCATCCCTCCAACTCCAAGACGACGCAATAAAACCAAGGAAGATAATCCTGGGTAACATGAATTAA